One stretch of Kiritimatiellaceae bacterium DNA includes these proteins:
- the coaD gene encoding pantetheine-phosphate adenylyltransferase, which yields MNKKAIYAGTFDPMTLGHLDVVERAAKIFPELIVAVTAVTGKNTLFSQEERVELVKKSVSGLANVKVTLFDGLLVEYARSQGVGVLIRGLRAFSDFEYEFQMALTNRRLAPDIETLFLMPKQDYSFLSSTNVKQVASLGGDVSEFVPAAVLAALTRKLKR from the coding sequence ATGAATAAAAAAGCAATTTATGCCGGAACGTTCGATCCGATGACGCTGGGCCACCTCGATGTGGTGGAGCGCGCCGCTAAGATTTTTCCGGAGTTGATCGTGGCGGTGACCGCCGTGACCGGTAAGAACACCCTGTTTTCTCAGGAAGAGCGCGTCGAACTGGTGAAAAAGTCGGTTTCCGGGCTGGCGAATGTAAAGGTGACGCTCTTTGACGGCCTGCTGGTGGAATATGCCCGGTCGCAGGGCGTCGGCGTATTGATCCGCGGACTGCGGGCCTTTTCGGACTTTGAATACGAATTTCAAATGGCGCTGACCAACCGTCGGCTGGCACCGGATATCGAAACGCTCTTCCTGATGCCGAAGCAGGATTACAGCTTCCTCAGTTCGACCAACGTCAAGCAGGTCGCCTCGCTCGGCGGCGATGTGTCTGAGTTTGTGCCAGCAGCCGTTTTGGCGGCTTTAACCCGTAAACTGAAACGGTAA
- a CDS encoding DUF177 domain-containing protein yields MIINVAHIPESGRKFHEEEPGEILGLSEADEFYAAGPVSCDLYAQVVDETLIVRGTVSVPLKAHCARCTQIFSTTATDSGFLRDFSGIQGTEEVDVTEDIREAILLSLPHFPLCDEGCKGLCPQCGKSLNGEPCGCGKIEKGVAWSALNSLKL; encoded by the coding sequence ATGATCATCAACGTAGCCCATATTCCCGAGTCGGGACGGAAGTTTCATGAAGAGGAGCCGGGAGAGATTCTCGGGCTGAGTGAAGCGGACGAGTTTTATGCGGCGGGGCCGGTGAGCTGTGACCTCTATGCTCAGGTGGTGGATGAAACGCTGATTGTCCGGGGAACCGTGTCGGTTCCGCTGAAGGCGCACTGTGCACGATGCACGCAAATTTTCTCGACAACCGCCACTGATTCCGGTTTCCTGCGCGACTTCTCCGGCATTCAAGGGACAGAGGAAGTGGATGTTACAGAGGATATCCGCGAGGCGATTCTTCTGAGTTTACCGCACTTTCCGCTTTGCGACGAAGGGTGCAAGGGGCTTTGTCCGCAGTGCGGTAAAAGCCTGAACGGCGAGCCGTGCGGATGCGGGAAGATCGAGAAGGGCGTGGCGTGGAGCGCGCTCAATAGTTTGAAATTGTAA